In Polycladomyces zharkentensis, the following are encoded in one genomic region:
- a CDS encoding class D sortase, producing MTRAIAILLIIIGSMTLLYNGFRWWDQLHIAVYDPELAMSIAKDGLDTSPRPALSLGITSHQQPRSGERIGKLIIPRIGAILPIVEGTSPDDLAKGVGHYVGYGTVMPGETGHVVLSGHRDTVFRRMGEVRKGDKLYVQTADGMFVYQVRTMWVTDADDRTVIVPHPKPILTLTTCYPFNYVGSAPDRYIVRAELIGID from the coding sequence ATGACGCGCGCGATCGCCATTCTGCTCATCATCATCGGAAGCATGACCCTGTTGTACAACGGCTTTCGTTGGTGGGATCAACTTCATATCGCGGTGTATGATCCGGAGCTGGCAATGTCGATCGCGAAGGACGGCCTGGATACCTCACCACGGCCTGCATTGTCGCTAGGAATCACTTCGCACCAACAGCCCCGTTCGGGAGAGAGGATCGGAAAACTGATCATCCCCCGGATCGGGGCCATTTTGCCGATCGTGGAAGGTACAAGTCCCGATGATTTGGCCAAAGGGGTGGGCCATTACGTTGGTTATGGTACCGTGATGCCGGGGGAAACGGGGCACGTGGTTCTGTCCGGGCACAGGGATACGGTGTTCCGCCGGATGGGAGAGGTGCGAAAAGGGGATAAACTGTACGTCCAAACTGCCGACGGGATGTTCGTTTATCAGGTACGTACCATGTGGGTGACTGACGCCGACGACCGTACAGTGATCGTCCCCCACCCCAAGCCGATCCTGACCCTGACCACATGCTATCCATTCAACTATGTGGG
- a CDS encoding transglutaminase domain-containing protein, whose amino-acid sequence MARKRGDCVQRVRQTGIAVLLLLSAMVSACDLPFLKQDGSTDPLAEMVRRFNTQWIKEPLQYSTYAREVGASLSSPRYQRFAVNETFSLSGTVKNHHGLRSPFVWVSLRKMRNQSAGPENEFDVYIPIKKGSFAQSIRLFAGKGEYQVTVRLPSREKADTFYELTQFTVVNVNPRVKRDVAYSPYAWKTGLSLTQPSQGLVRANGRIHVTGIIRQTHGRNNVMIQLVKGSQSWDRLVSVKNGAFDVDIPLYYGKGIHHLRVLVPDAKRQRYYQEGAEILVDNVDQSKKAPIRYFADYEKRGIQITVPQTSGGTGKYTYRIAGRIDPDAPYASETKELIIQTMKDGEEATYLIPVKNYRFDGVFWLRFGPGRYEVSVNVPEITRENRDYFRFFRVAQFEVNATGPKDQRYLLPSRGIQSDSPQIETLARQIVAGQSDDRAKAKAIYRYVATHVRYDVNKFRTDAFELDDSALKTLREKKGVCQDYTFLTIALLRSIGIEARFVEGMSQGNRHAWVEARIDGRWLTMDPTWGSGYLTPDGRFVAKYDSRYFDPEPSFFARTHRRTGVMY is encoded by the coding sequence CGATCCGTTGGCGGAGATGGTGCGGCGGTTCAACACGCAATGGATCAAAGAGCCGCTCCAGTACTCCACCTACGCACGGGAAGTGGGGGCGTCGCTTTCTTCCCCACGCTATCAGAGGTTTGCGGTAAACGAAACGTTTTCCCTGTCCGGCACGGTGAAGAATCATCACGGATTGCGATCACCATTCGTATGGGTGAGTCTCCGGAAAATGAGGAATCAGTCGGCGGGTCCGGAGAACGAATTTGATGTCTACATTCCCATTAAAAAAGGGTCTTTCGCGCAAAGCATCCGATTATTTGCCGGTAAAGGCGAGTACCAGGTGACGGTTCGATTGCCGAGTCGGGAGAAAGCTGATACTTTTTACGAGCTGACGCAATTTACCGTTGTCAACGTCAATCCCCGGGTGAAACGGGATGTTGCCTATTCGCCATACGCGTGGAAGACGGGGCTTTCCCTCACACAACCGTCACAGGGATTGGTGCGGGCGAACGGCCGGATTCATGTGACAGGCATCATCCGCCAAACTCATGGGCGCAACAATGTGATGATTCAGCTGGTGAAAGGATCACAATCCTGGGATCGGTTGGTTTCGGTGAAAAACGGAGCATTTGACGTCGACATTCCCCTCTATTACGGGAAAGGGATTCATCACTTACGGGTGCTGGTACCGGACGCCAAGCGCCAGCGATACTATCAGGAAGGCGCGGAGATTCTGGTGGACAATGTCGATCAGTCGAAAAAAGCGCCGATCCGGTATTTTGCCGATTACGAAAAACGGGGAATACAGATCACGGTCCCGCAAACCAGCGGGGGGACCGGAAAATACACGTATCGGATCGCCGGTCGGATAGATCCGGACGCACCTTATGCCAGTGAGACGAAGGAATTGATCATTCAAACGATGAAAGACGGCGAGGAAGCCACTTATTTGATCCCGGTCAAAAATTATCGGTTTGACGGCGTTTTTTGGCTCCGGTTTGGTCCGGGACGGTATGAAGTCTCGGTTAATGTTCCGGAAATCACCCGCGAAAATCGCGACTATTTCCGTTTTTTCCGTGTTGCCCAGTTTGAAGTGAACGCCACGGGGCCGAAAGATCAACGCTATCTTTTGCCGTCAAGGGGCATTCAGTCTGATTCGCCGCAAATCGAAACATTGGCCCGTCAGATTGTTGCCGGCCAATCTGATGATCGAGCCAAGGCCAAAGCCATATACCGATACGTTGCCACCCATGTGCGTTATGATGTGAACAAATTTCGGACAGACGCGTTTGAACTGGACGACAGTGCGTTGAAGACATTGCGTGAGAAAAAAGGGGTCTGCCAAGACTATACTTTTCTCACCATCGCCTTGTTGCGGTCGATCGGGATCGAGGCGCGGTTCGTAGAAGGCATGTCCCAAGGCAACCGGCATGCGTGGGTGGAAGCGCGCATCGACGGTCGGTGGTTGACGATGGACCCCACTTGGGGATCGGGGTATCTGACACCGGACGGTCGTTTCGTGGCCAAATACGATTCCCGTTACTTTGATCCGGAACCGTCTTTCTTTGCCCGAACACATCGGCGAACCGGTGTGATGTATTAA